One window of the Luteolibacter rhizosphaerae genome contains the following:
- a CDS encoding HNH endonuclease, with protein MTEHLLQRCSVLVLNRHWLAIDAISPADAFGHLATGSARALWIEGDAMQAFDWTDWRELPAGEDVAVIGTTRGPVRIPTVIVLARFDRVPIHRPKFGFRALWERDGGRCQYSGRKLTPSEANIDHIIPRSRGGRDDWENCVLSDRAVNARKAARTPAEAGLRLLSQPGRPREVPATLRIRNLWNIPDWDHFLQIPARKGSSRTT; from the coding sequence ATGACCGAGCATCTCCTCCAACGCTGTAGTGTCCTCGTGCTGAACCGGCACTGGCTCGCAATCGATGCCATTTCCCCGGCCGACGCCTTCGGCCACCTGGCCACGGGCAGTGCCCGGGCGCTGTGGATCGAGGGCGACGCGATGCAGGCCTTCGACTGGACGGACTGGCGCGAGCTGCCCGCCGGCGAGGATGTCGCGGTGATCGGAACCACTCGAGGTCCGGTGCGGATTCCCACGGTGATCGTGCTCGCGCGTTTCGACCGCGTGCCGATCCACCGCCCGAAATTCGGGTTCCGCGCGCTATGGGAGCGGGATGGCGGGCGCTGCCAGTACAGCGGCAGGAAGCTGACTCCATCCGAAGCGAACATCGATCACATCATCCCGCGCTCGCGGGGTGGGCGCGACGACTGGGAGAACTGCGTGCTCTCCGACCGGGCGGTGAATGCCCGGAAGGCCGCGCGCACTCCCGCCGAAGCAGGCCTGCGCCTGCTCTCCCAGCCGGGCAGGCCCCGCGAGGTGCCGGCCACGCTGCGGATCCGCAATCTCTGGAACATCCCGGACTGGGATCACTTCCTCCAGATCCCCGCACGGAAGGGAAGCAGCCGGACCACTTGA
- a CDS encoding GNAT family N-acetyltransferase, which translates to MKTIASNITLETERLILRPPTRADIPDIVRYAGDPRVALKMTRMPHPYHLGHAVEWLDSIEEDLKNGDAVFAIERKSEPGFIGIISLELRSDKCSGDVGYWVGVPYWRRGYVTEALREVLRYSFEDRGLLYVGAWHMTGNNASGRVMQKARMKFEHIVRGGCERFGALHDRVNYGVFADEWRFEGG; encoded by the coding sequence ATGAAGACCATTGCTTCCAACATCACGCTCGAAACCGAACGCTTGATCCTGCGACCGCCGACGCGCGCCGACATCCCCGACATCGTGCGATACGCCGGTGACCCGCGGGTGGCGCTCAAGATGACGCGAATGCCGCATCCCTATCACCTCGGCCATGCGGTCGAGTGGCTCGACTCCATCGAGGAGGATCTGAAGAACGGCGACGCGGTATTCGCGATCGAGCGCAAGTCCGAGCCGGGCTTCATCGGGATCATCTCGCTGGAGCTGCGATCGGACAAGTGCAGCGGCGATGTCGGCTACTGGGTCGGGGTGCCGTATTGGCGACGCGGCTATGTGACCGAGGCGCTGCGCGAAGTGCTGCGCTACTCGTTCGAAGATCGCGGGCTGCTCTACGTGGGTGCCTGGCACATGACGGGGAACAATGCTTCCGGCCGTGTGATGCAGAAGGCGCGCATGAAGTTCGAGCACATCGTGCGCGGCGGTTGCGAGCGCTTCGGCGCGCTTCACGACCGCGTGAATTACGGAGTTTTCGCCGACGAATGGCGGTTCGAAGGCGGTTGA
- a CDS encoding GNAT family N-acetyltransferase produces the protein MKPIVPIVLKSERLILRPPLPEDAPHVECFVSDRRVAEMTALIPHPYPRGGALDWIHLSERQWLEGVKATFAICLRDSGELVGCASYFNDSERDNEIGYWIGVPHWGRGYATEALTRLLRYVFEDLGGRRVDTYHFAHNPASGRVMEKAGMKFVSKTPLGASRDGVAYDDVRYSISAEEWASRYSLR, from the coding sequence ATGAAACCGATCGTCCCCATCGTCCTGAAGTCCGAACGCCTGATCCTGCGGCCTCCGCTGCCGGAAGATGCGCCGCATGTGGAATGCTTCGTGAGCGACCGGCGGGTGGCGGAGATGACCGCCTTGATCCCGCATCCGTATCCGAGGGGCGGGGCGCTCGACTGGATTCACCTGTCCGAGCGCCAATGGCTGGAGGGGGTGAAAGCCACCTTCGCGATCTGCCTGCGCGATTCGGGCGAGCTCGTCGGCTGCGCGTCGTACTTCAACGACAGCGAGCGCGACAACGAGATCGGCTACTGGATCGGCGTGCCCCACTGGGGCCGCGGCTATGCGACGGAGGCGCTGACCCGCTTGCTGCGTTACGTCTTCGAAGATCTCGGAGGCCGGCGGGTGGATACCTACCACTTCGCCCATAATCCCGCCTCCGGCCGTGTGATGGAGAAGGCGGGGATGAAATTTGTTTCCAAGACTCCCCTCGGCGCGAGCCGGGACGGGGTCGCCTACGATGATGTCCGCTACTCGATCAGTGCCGAGGAGTGGGCATCCCGATATTCACTCCGCTGA
- a CDS encoding RtcB family protein: MSLLTSEDLVAAGYEPGLQFKTLLAKIAEYEERGIADPKYALKLLKRDVAPPPVKHVMREKPVALAEAISASNKEERANVEAVRKQMHQLLKTPIIARGAIMPDACPVGCSAQAVIPVGGAIAVENAIIPSAHSSDICCSMFATFYEERSSLGKELDALMSSTRFGPEHRHLDDLVHDPVLDEDVWQNRFLTGLRDRARTQIADQGDGNHFAFMGEVDVDESMVALLRLTGHGELAACFTLPPEGSRRYRVLVTHHGSRSLGAHVYKRGQIAAEKHVARVTQHIPAAAAWLDASSDTGRDYWHALEYVARWTKANHRAIHRRFLERIGGKAIAEVGNEHNFVWQRGDTYYHGKGATPAWKDEAGRPQLGLIPLNMAEPILLVLGGDREEFLSFAPHGAGRNLSRTALRRQFPDESSRRTAIERGTAGLDVRWFCGKPDLSETPVAYKNAAQVREQIRHFGLAEIVAEIRPLGCIMAGDSGRSWRDREEELTPKQKRQIQHRAERRRMNQELKDDW; this comes from the coding sequence ATGAGCCTCCTCACTTCAGAAGATCTGGTCGCTGCTGGCTATGAGCCGGGCCTCCAGTTCAAGACCCTCCTCGCGAAGATCGCGGAGTATGAGGAGCGCGGGATCGCGGACCCGAAGTATGCCCTGAAGCTGCTCAAGCGCGATGTGGCGCCGCCGCCGGTGAAGCACGTGATGCGCGAGAAGCCGGTGGCTCTGGCCGAGGCGATCAGCGCCAGCAACAAGGAGGAACGGGCGAACGTGGAGGCGGTGCGGAAACAAATGCACCAGCTGCTCAAGACGCCCATCATCGCTCGCGGTGCGATCATGCCGGATGCCTGTCCGGTAGGTTGCAGTGCGCAGGCGGTAATCCCGGTGGGCGGGGCGATCGCGGTGGAGAACGCGATCATTCCCTCCGCGCATTCGTCCGACATCTGTTGCTCGATGTTCGCCACCTTCTACGAGGAGCGTAGTAGCTTGGGGAAGGAGTTGGACGCGCTGATGTCCTCCACGCGATTCGGTCCCGAGCACCGGCATCTGGATGATCTGGTGCATGATCCGGTGCTGGATGAGGATGTGTGGCAGAACCGCTTCCTGACGGGGCTGCGCGACCGGGCCCGCACGCAGATCGCGGATCAGGGAGATGGCAATCACTTCGCCTTCATGGGCGAGGTGGATGTGGATGAATCGATGGTGGCGCTGCTGCGGCTGACCGGGCATGGCGAGCTGGCGGCCTGCTTCACGCTGCCGCCGGAGGGATCCCGCCGCTACCGGGTACTGGTAACGCATCATGGCTCCCGCAGCCTGGGTGCGCACGTCTACAAGCGCGGGCAGATCGCGGCGGAGAAGCATGTGGCCCGCGTGACGCAGCACATCCCGGCAGCGGCGGCGTGGCTCGATGCTTCATCGGACACCGGGCGCGACTACTGGCATGCGCTGGAGTACGTGGCGCGCTGGACCAAGGCGAACCACCGGGCGATTCACCGGCGCTTCCTCGAGCGCATCGGCGGCAAGGCGATCGCGGAGGTGGGCAACGAGCATAATTTCGTATGGCAGCGCGGGGATACCTACTACCACGGCAAGGGGGCGACCCCGGCGTGGAAGGACGAGGCAGGGCGTCCGCAGCTCGGACTGATCCCGCTGAACATGGCGGAGCCGATCCTGCTGGTGCTGGGGGGTGACCGGGAGGAGTTCCTCTCCTTCGCGCCGCATGGGGCGGGACGGAATCTCTCACGCACGGCGCTGAGGCGGCAGTTTCCGGACGAGTCTTCGCGGCGCACGGCGATCGAGCGCGGGACCGCGGGGCTGGATGTGAGGTGGTTCTGCGGAAAGCCGGACCTGAGCGAGACGCCGGTGGCGTATAAGAATGCGGCGCAGGTGCGCGAGCAGATCCGGCACTTCGGGCTGGCCGAAATCGTGGCGGAGATCCGTCCGCTGGGTTGTATCATGGCGGGGGATTCGGGGCGCTCGTGGCGCGACCGTGAGGAGGAGCTGACACCGAAGCAGAAACGGCAGATCCAGCATCGTGCCGAACGGCGGCGGATGAACCAAGAGCTGAAGGATGACTGGTGA